A genomic region of Bosea sp. 124 contains the following coding sequences:
- a CDS encoding chemotaxis protein CheW, with product MADTAQYLTLGIDQELFGIDIRNVREILDMRPISKLPHAPNFLLGMIDVRGAGYPIVDLRTKLGLPRAEATDATRIIILDVPVKGRTLGVGFVADRVFEVTGLDDDHTEAAPDVGGRWQSNYIAGIGRKGEAFIVVFDLERLMESDDLPMLAAMAPEQAA from the coding sequence ATGGCTGATACCGCCCAATATCTGACGCTCGGCATCGACCAGGAGCTGTTCGGCATCGACATCCGCAATGTGCGGGAAATTCTCGACATGCGGCCGATCTCGAAGCTGCCGCATGCGCCGAACTTCCTGCTCGGCATGATCGATGTCCGCGGCGCCGGCTATCCGATCGTCGATCTGCGCACCAAGCTCGGTCTTCCGCGCGCGGAGGCGACCGATGCCACCCGGATCATCATCCTCGACGTGCCGGTCAAGGGCCGCACGCTCGGCGTCGGCTTCGTCGCCGACCGCGTCTTCGAGGTGACGGGGCTGGACGACGACCATACCGAAGCCGCGCCCGATGTCGGTGGCCGCTGGCAGTCGAACTACATCGCCGGCATCGGCCGCAAGGGCGAGGCTTTCATCGTCGTGTTCGACCTCGAGCGCCTGATGGAATCCGACGACCTGCCGATGCTTGCCGCGATGGCACCGGAACAGGCGGCCTGA
- a CDS encoding methyl-accepting chemotaxis protein yields MRFTIKAKLAAAFGVVIVLSTVAGGLSYQQLSNMTETQSTLIRWTNRLDLIGDVRTFFNRSIRAEKNAVMASSDKEIATHVETAANARAEALKVRDRLQANADEAGKRRWDVMAPKLARFATVQDQILGFAKQNSSARAFDLWTSETNPRIANITATTNAMLADLVKPGSSPAALAAAYEFQNARLEWLRLTRTATQLFGAATTEDVQRLSKATMDQIQTVRVALAKTAGPIAEAGTSTEKTLAAFSSALESITRVAQIAAEAGSIRAANMSMGEGTVAVSEMMALLDEYTDYIKGAAAEAAKEAADGAAFARTLLISIVLGTLLIAIAAATWIALNISRGLASAVGLANAVAIGDLSQTIAVKSNDEIGDLVASLNTMTANLNATAAVADAIANGDLTVEARRLSDKDTLGIALENMLEKLRTIVTQAIQAAENVSSGSQELSASAEQLSQGSTEQASSTEEASSSMEEMAANVKQNAENAATTEKMAGQSAKDAEASGIAVGKAVDAMQTIAAKINIVQEIARQTDLLALNAAVEAARAGEHGKGFAVVASEVRKLAERSQAAAAEIGTLSTDTVKVAQEAGAMLAKLVPDIKKTAELVEEITAACREQDVGSTQINQAIQQLDKVTQQNAAASEQVSATSEELAAQAEQLQSTIAFFRLDDHGHAPAVQPAAVDKAVKQLRGKATSMAAAIQPKKAPARPARKVANGGFAFDMDGGEDQHDAAFHRN; encoded by the coding sequence ATGCGTTTCACCATCAAGGCCAAACTGGCCGCCGCCTTTGGAGTCGTCATCGTCCTGTCGACGGTCGCCGGCGGCTTGTCGTACCAGCAATTGTCCAACATGACGGAAACGCAGAGCACATTGATCCGCTGGACCAATCGGCTCGACCTGATTGGTGACGTCAGGACTTTCTTCAACCGGTCGATCCGGGCCGAGAAGAACGCGGTAATGGCGTCGTCCGACAAGGAGATCGCCACCCATGTCGAGACCGCCGCCAATGCGCGCGCCGAGGCCCTGAAGGTTCGCGACCGGCTCCAGGCCAATGCGGACGAGGCCGGCAAGCGTCGCTGGGACGTCATGGCGCCGAAGCTCGCGCGCTTCGCCACGGTGCAGGACCAGATCCTCGGCTTCGCCAAGCAGAACTCCAGCGCTCGCGCCTTCGATCTCTGGACCAGCGAGACGAACCCCCGCATCGCGAACATCACGGCCACGACGAATGCGATGCTCGCCGACCTCGTCAAGCCGGGCTCTTCGCCGGCGGCGCTCGCGGCTGCCTACGAATTCCAGAATGCCCGCCTCGAATGGCTGCGCCTGACCCGCACCGCGACCCAGCTCTTCGGCGCCGCAACCACGGAAGACGTCCAGCGCCTGAGCAAGGCGACCATGGACCAGATCCAGACCGTGCGCGTCGCCCTCGCCAAGACGGCCGGACCGATCGCAGAGGCTGGCACCTCCACCGAGAAGACGCTGGCAGCCTTCTCAAGCGCTCTGGAATCGATCACCAGGGTCGCGCAGATCGCCGCGGAGGCCGGTTCGATCCGCGCCGCCAACATGTCCATGGGTGAAGGCACCGTCGCGGTCTCCGAGATGATGGCCCTGCTCGACGAATATACCGACTATATCAAGGGCGCGGCTGCCGAGGCCGCCAAGGAAGCCGCGGACGGCGCTGCCTTTGCCCGCACGCTGCTGATCTCGATCGTGCTCGGCACACTGCTGATCGCCATCGCCGCCGCCACCTGGATCGCGCTCAACATCAGTCGCGGCCTCGCCAGCGCCGTCGGTCTCGCCAATGCGGTTGCCATTGGCGACCTCAGCCAGACCATCGCGGTGAAGAGCAATGACGAGATCGGCGATCTCGTCGCCTCGCTCAACACCATGACGGCCAACCTCAACGCCACCGCCGCCGTGGCTGATGCGATCGCCAATGGCGACCTGACGGTCGAGGCCCGCCGCCTCTCCGACAAGGACACGCTCGGCATCGCGCTCGAGAACATGCTGGAGAAGCTGCGCACCATCGTCACCCAGGCGATCCAGGCTGCGGAGAACGTCTCGTCGGGTTCTCAGGAGCTGTCTGCGAGCGCTGAGCAGTTGTCTCAGGGTTCGACGGAGCAGGCCTCGTCGACGGAGGAAGCCTCGTCCTCGATGGAGGAGATGGCGGCGAATGTGAAGCAGAACGCCGAGAACGCGGCGACGACCGAGAAGATGGCGGGCCAGTCGGCCAAGGATGCGGAAGCGTCGGGCATCGCGGTCGGCAAGGCTGTCGACGCGATGCAGACGATCGCGGCCAAGATCAACATCGTCCAGGAGATCGCCCGCCAGACCGACCTGCTGGCGCTGAACGCGGCGGTTGAAGCGGCCCGCGCCGGCGAGCACGGCAAGGGCTTCGCGGTGGTGGCGTCCGAAGTGCGCAAGCTCGCCGAGCGCAGCCAGGCGGCGGCCGCCGAGATCGGCACGCTCTCGACCGATACGGTGAAGGTGGCGCAGGAGGCCGGCGCGATGCTGGCCAAGCTGGTGCCCGACATCAAGAAGACGGCCGAACTGGTCGAGGAGATCACGGCGGCCTGCCGCGAGCAGGATGTCGGCTCGACGCAGATCAACCAGGCGATCCAGCAGCTCGACAAGGTCACGCAGCAGAACGCGGCGGCCTCCGAGCAGGTCTCGGCCACCTCCGAGGAACTCGCAGCCCAGGCCGAGCAGCTCCAGTCCACCATCGCCTTCTTCCGCCTCGACGATCACGGCCATGCGCCGGCCGTCCAGCCGGCCGCGGTCGACAAGGCGGTCAAGCAGCTCCGCGGCAAGGCGACGAGCATGGCTGCGGCCATCCAGCCGAAGAAGGCGCCGGCCCGCCCCGCCAGGAAGGTCGCCAATGGCGGCTTCGCCTTCGACATGGACGGCGGCGAGGACCAGCACGACGCCGCCTTCCATCGCAACTGA
- a CDS encoding methyl-accepting chemotaxis protein, whose protein sequence is MRFTIKAKLGVTFGVIIALSMAAGGVAFYELTEVARAEVEIVDQGKRISKVAALQHELQTQIRAEKTLLLSRTDKDIETAASEVAGMRQHVTKLAGDIQAAASVEGRRLMDTAIARAKTLNDLQDETIRNAKLNSGDHAMAIWRSEGAAVVSGQSAAFDAILGELDKVSGSVPHLAAARLVLTARFEAARTLRMIVETFSANSMAELDERRRVAITEIAAGKHALEAAVAALKSLGIPAQGLEAATEKLFVLSARVLDIAKEGGSIKAIEISRGEGQKALTATIAGFDAYASLAEKQMSEIGTNAIEAASFAKTLLISMVLASLLIAVAAATWIAISISRGLAGAVGLANAVAAGDLTRTVEAKTNDEVGDLVAALNGTVEKLRQVVGDALQAAENVSSGSQELSASAEQLSQGSTEQASSTEEASSSMEEMAANVKQNAENAATTEKMAGQSAKDAEASGIAVGKAVDAMQTIAAKINIVQEIARQTDLLALNAAVEAARAGEHGKGFAVVASEVRKLAERSQAAAAEIGTLSTDTVKVAQEAGAMLAKLVPDIKKTAELVEEITAACREQDVGSTQINQAIQQLDKVTQQNAAASEQVSATSEELAAQAEQLQTTIAFFRIDEAPVAVVAPPIERALGQLKAKAAQMKVAAVPKKSKPAPARAAKGSKGGFAFDLDDAEDDRDSQFRRAS, encoded by the coding sequence ATGCGTTTTACCATCAAGGCCAAGCTCGGCGTGACATTCGGCGTCATCATCGCATTGTCGATGGCTGCCGGCGGCGTCGCCTTTTACGAGTTGACGGAAGTCGCCCGCGCCGAGGTCGAGATCGTCGATCAGGGCAAGCGCATCAGCAAGGTCGCCGCGCTGCAGCACGAATTGCAGACGCAGATCCGCGCCGAGAAGACCCTCCTCCTGTCGAGAACCGACAAGGACATCGAGACCGCGGCCAGCGAGGTCGCGGGCATGCGCCAGCACGTCACCAAGCTCGCCGGCGATATCCAGGCCGCAGCGAGCGTCGAGGGCCGGCGCCTGATGGACACCGCCATCGCCCGCGCGAAGACACTCAACGATCTTCAGGACGAGACGATCCGCAACGCCAAGCTCAACTCCGGCGACCACGCCATGGCGATCTGGCGCTCGGAGGGCGCTGCGGTCGTGTCCGGCCAGTCGGCCGCTTTCGATGCGATCCTCGGCGAACTCGACAAGGTCTCGGGCTCGGTGCCGCATCTGGCGGCGGCCCGCCTGGTCCTCACGGCGCGCTTCGAGGCCGCCCGCACGCTGCGCATGATCGTCGAGACCTTCAGCGCGAACTCCATGGCCGAACTGGATGAACGCCGCCGCGTCGCTATCACCGAGATCGCTGCCGGCAAGCACGCGCTGGAGGCGGCTGTCGCCGCGCTCAAATCGCTCGGCATCCCCGCACAGGGGCTGGAGGCTGCGACGGAGAAGCTGTTCGTGCTGAGCGCGCGCGTCCTCGACATCGCCAAGGAGGGCGGCAGCATCAAGGCGATCGAGATCAGCCGCGGCGAAGGGCAGAAGGCGCTGACGGCGACCATCGCTGGCTTCGATGCCTACGCCTCCCTGGCCGAAAAGCAGATGAGCGAGATCGGCACGAATGCGATCGAGGCGGCCAGCTTCGCTAAGACCCTGCTGATCAGCATGGTTCTCGCCTCGCTTCTGATCGCCGTCGCTGCTGCGACCTGGATCGCCATCAGCATCAGCCGCGGTCTCGCCGGCGCCGTCGGCCTCGCCAATGCGGTTGCGGCCGGAGACCTGACCCGCACCGTCGAGGCGAAGACCAATGACGAGGTCGGCGATCTCGTGGCGGCCCTGAACGGCACCGTCGAGAAGCTGCGCCAGGTCGTTGGAGACGCCCTCCAGGCTGCGGAGAACGTCTCGTCGGGTTCTCAGGAGCTGTCTGCGAGCGCTGAGCAGTTGTCTCAGGGTTCGACGGAGCAGGCCTCGTCGACGGAGGAAGCCTCGTCCTCGATGGAGGAGATGGCGGCGAATGTGAAGCAGAACGCCGAGAACGCGGCGACGACCGAGAAGATGGCGGGCCAGTCGGCCAAGGATGCGGAAGCGTCGGGCATCGCGGTCGGCAAGGCTGTCGACGCGATGCAGACGATCGCGGCCAAGATCAACATCGTCCAGGAGATCGCCCGCCAGACCGACCTGCTGGCGCTGAACGCGGCGGTTGAAGCGGCGCGGGCCGGCGAGCACGGCAAGGGCTTCGCGGTGGTGGCGTCCGAGGTGCGCAAGCTCGCCGAGCGCAGCCAAGCGGCCGCCGCCGAGATCGGCACGCTCTCGACCGACACGGTGAAGGTGGCGCAGGAGGCCGGCGCGATGCTGGCGAAGCTCGTGCCCGACATCAAGAAGACGGCCGAACTGGTCGAGGAGATCACGGCGGCCTGCCGCGAGCAGGATGTGGGCTCGACGCAGATCAACCAGGCGATCCAGCAGCTCGACAAGGTCACGCAGCAGAACGCGGCGGCCTCCGAGCAGGTCTCGGCCACCTCCGAGGAGCTCGCAGCCCAGGCCGAGCAGCTCCAGACCACCATCGCCTTCTTCCGGATCGACGAGGCTCCGGTGGCGGTGGTTGCCCCGCCGATCGAGCGTGCGCTCGGCCAGCTCAAGGCCAAGGCGGCGCAGATGAAGGTCGCTGCAGTGCCCAAGAAGTCCAAGCCCGCCCCGGCTCGCGCCGCCAAGGGCTCCAAGGGAGGGTTTGCCTTCGATCTCGACGATGCCGAAGACGATCGCGACAGCCAGTTCCGCCGCGCGTCCTGA
- a CDS encoding chemotaxis protein CheW, with the protein MQTTPGQGATGLPPAIETRLQVLMVGLGNEIFAIETDMVREIIDPVPVTRVAGARAFLPALINVRGNVIPLADLRIRFGMTKTQATADTRIVVVEVEIEGDPVTLGLLADRVYEVTEVSTRHAQQTPRLGSHWRPEFIRFITKWNDEFVIVPDMARILG; encoded by the coding sequence ATGCAAACGACTCCAGGGCAGGGCGCCACAGGGCTGCCTCCGGCGATCGAGACCCGTCTCCAGGTGCTGATGGTCGGGCTCGGCAACGAGATCTTCGCCATAGAGACCGATATGGTCCGCGAGATCATCGATCCGGTTCCGGTGACGCGTGTCGCCGGCGCCCGTGCCTTCCTGCCCGCGCTGATCAATGTCCGCGGCAACGTCATCCCGCTCGCTGATCTGCGCATCCGCTTCGGCATGACGAAGACGCAGGCGACGGCCGATACCCGCATCGTCGTCGTCGAGGTCGAGATCGAGGGCGACCCCGTCACCCTCGGGCTCCTCGCCGACAGGGTCTACGAGGTCACCGAGGTCTCGACCCGGCACGCCCAGCAGACGCCGCGTCTCGGCAGCCATTGGCGCCCGGAATTCATCCGCTTCATCACCAAGTGGAACGACGAATTCGTCATCGTTCCGGACATGGCCCGGATCCTGGGCTGA
- a CDS encoding chemotaxis protein CheA, which translates to MMELDPTETFRQEAADLLDSLETVLLDLGQTPQDRDLIDAAFRALHTIKGSGAMFGFDKVAAFTHDFETAFDLIRKGKIDANRDIVTVSLSAKDYIRTLIDDPDSTDPIIGEAIVEELQRLIGGGSAPGNAVPVGEPDAVEAAVPGEPAGAGWMIEIAFEPDILRNGTNPLVLLDDLRALGPCTVTADCDKVPELGALDPESCLITWTVALQSACSKDEIEDVFMFVRDEMKLVITALEEPAAPLFAALDMSMPEMAPEPAAAAPVPVAAPERAAAPASPEKAELNRRAEDKGSTVRVQAERLDELMDRVGELVIAQARLSQIAHSGTDLAIKAIAEEIERLASGLRDSTMGVRMVPMGSLFGRFRRLVHDLSRDLGKPVDFVTVGEDTEMDKTMIERLADPLVHLIRNAIDHGIESADRRGRTAKSATGRIELAARYVGAQVLVTVQDDGAGLDTARIRAKAEENGLIQPGASLSEHDIHQFLFHPGFSTAKTISALSGRGVGMDVVKRTIEAMRGTIDLTTIPGHGSSVTLRLPLTLAIIDGLLIRVGEGRYIIPLSAVEECIELTAADEARAKGRSFLNVRGELVPFLRLRDLFDAEGQPDPHQKVIVTSIGDTRVGLVVDQIIGSHQTVIKSLSKLHSDVTMFSGATILGDGSAALIMDVAQLVTLGQARAESDRTPEAA; encoded by the coding sequence GTGATGGAACTCGATCCCACCGAAACCTTCCGCCAGGAAGCCGCCGACCTGCTCGACTCGCTCGAGACGGTGCTGCTCGACCTCGGCCAGACCCCGCAGGACCGTGACCTGATCGACGCCGCCTTCCGGGCGCTGCACACGATCAAGGGCTCGGGTGCGATGTTCGGCTTCGACAAGGTCGCGGCCTTCACCCATGATTTCGAGACGGCCTTCGACCTGATCCGCAAGGGCAAGATCGACGCGAACCGCGACATCGTCACGGTCTCGCTCTCGGCCAAGGACTATATCCGCACGCTGATCGACGATCCGGATTCGACCGATCCGATCATCGGCGAGGCGATCGTCGAGGAACTCCAGCGCCTGATCGGCGGCGGCTCCGCGCCGGGCAACGCTGTGCCGGTCGGCGAGCCCGATGCCGTCGAGGCGGCTGTGCCGGGTGAACCTGCCGGGGCAGGCTGGATGATCGAGATCGCTTTCGAGCCCGACATCCTGCGCAACGGCACCAATCCGCTCGTCCTGCTCGACGATCTGCGGGCGCTCGGCCCCTGCACCGTCACCGCCGATTGCGACAAGGTGCCCGAACTTGGCGCGCTCGACCCGGAAAGCTGCCTGATCACCTGGACGGTCGCGCTGCAGAGCGCCTGCTCGAAAGACGAGATCGAGGATGTCTTCATGTTCGTCCGTGACGAGATGAAGCTCGTCATCACGGCGCTCGAAGAACCGGCCGCGCCGCTCTTTGCCGCGCTCGACATGTCGATGCCGGAGATGGCGCCAGAACCCGCCGCGGCCGCGCCTGTGCCGGTTGCGGCGCCCGAACGCGCAGCCGCCCCGGCCTCACCGGAGAAGGCCGAGCTCAACCGCCGCGCCGAGGACAAGGGCTCGACCGTCCGCGTCCAGGCCGAGCGTCTCGACGAGCTGATGGACCGCGTCGGCGAGCTCGTCATCGCCCAGGCGCGCCTCAGTCAGATCGCCCATTCCGGCACAGACCTCGCGATCAAGGCGATCGCCGAGGAGATCGAGCGCCTGGCCTCGGGGCTCCGCGACTCGACCATGGGCGTGCGCATGGTGCCGATGGGTTCGCTCTTCGGCCGCTTCCGCCGCCTCGTCCACGACCTCTCGCGCGATCTCGGCAAGCCTGTCGACTTCGTCACGGTCGGCGAGGACACCGAGATGGACAAGACCATGATCGAGCGCCTCGCCGATCCGCTGGTCCACCTCATCCGCAACGCCATCGACCACGGCATCGAGAGCGCCGACCGGCGCGGCCGGACGGCGAAGTCGGCGACCGGCCGCATCGAGCTCGCCGCGCGCTATGTCGGTGCGCAGGTGCTGGTCACGGTGCAGGACGACGGCGCCGGCCTCGACACCGCCCGCATTCGCGCCAAGGCCGAGGAGAACGGGCTGATCCAGCCGGGCGCCAGCCTGAGCGAGCACGACATCCACCAGTTCCTGTTCCATCCCGGCTTCTCGACGGCGAAGACCATTTCGGCGCTGTCGGGCCGGGGCGTCGGCATGGACGTGGTCAAGCGCACCATCGAGGCGATGCGCGGCACCATCGACCTGACCACGATCCCGGGCCACGGCTCCTCCGTGACGCTGCGCCTGCCGCTGACGCTCGCCATCATCGACGGACTGCTGATCCGCGTCGGCGAGGGTCGCTACATCATCCCGCTCTCGGCCGTCGAGGAATGCATCGAGCTGACGGCGGCCGACGAGGCCCGCGCCAAGGGCCGCAGTTTCCTGAATGTCCGCGGCGAGCTCGTGCCCTTCCTGCGCCTGCGCGACCTGTTCGACGCCGAGGGGCAGCCCGACCCCCACCAGAAGGTGATCGTGACCTCGATCGGCGACACCCGTGTCGGCCTCGTCGTCGACCAGATCATCGGCAGCCACCAGACCGTGATCAAGTCGCTGTCCAAGCTCCATTCCGACGTCACCATGTTCTCGGGCGCCACCATCCTCGGCGATGGCTCGGCCGCGCTGATCATGGACGTCGCCCAGCTCGTGACGCTTGGCCAGGCGCGGGCCGAGAGCGACAGAACGCCGGAGGCCGCGTGA
- a CDS encoding response regulator gives MANILTVDDSPSVRQMIKLVLAPAGHAVVEAGDGSEGLAKAKAQSFDLVITDLNMPVMNGMQMIKALRALPSFMGVPIVFLTTESDDAVKQEAKAAGATGWITKPFKPEQLLAVVAKLVRT, from the coding sequence ATGGCCAATATCCTCACCGTCGACGACTCGCCGAGCGTCAGGCAGATGATCAAGCTCGTCCTCGCGCCGGCCGGACATGCCGTCGTCGAGGCCGGCGACGGTTCGGAAGGCCTCGCCAAGGCCAAGGCGCAGAGCTTCGACCTCGTCATCACCGATCTCAACATGCCGGTGATGAACGGCATGCAGATGATCAAGGCGCTGCGCGCGCTGCCCTCCTTCATGGGCGTGCCAATCGTCTTCCTGACCACGGAATCCGACGACGCCGTCAAGCAGGAGGCCAAGGCCGCCGGCGCTACGGGCTGGATCACCAAGCCGTTCAAGCCCGAGCAGCTTCTCGCGGTCGTTGCCAAGCTGGTGCGCACGTGA
- a CDS encoding STAS domain-containing protein, with protein MSRNGAAVMSNESAEIVPKFDPGSDCTIRNSRSLAASLVGLVNSGSGVEIDCAAVEQADITFVQTIVSAERSFGARNLPFIMLAATESVRSAFGRAGVSLPGASPSEPSGN; from the coding sequence ATGTCGAGAAATGGTGCGGCCGTTATGAGCAATGAGAGCGCGGAGATCGTCCCGAAATTCGACCCAGGGTCGGATTGTACGATTCGAAATTCAAGGTCGTTGGCGGCTTCGCTCGTCGGACTGGTTAATTCGGGCTCCGGCGTCGAGATCGACTGTGCCGCCGTCGAGCAGGCCGACATCACCTTTGTCCAGACTATCGTCAGTGCCGAGCGCAGCTTCGGCGCGCGGAATCTGCCTTTCATCATGCTTGCGGCAACGGAGAGCGTCCGTTCCGCCTTCGGGCGCGCCGGGGTCTCGCTGCCCGGCGCATCGCCCTCCGAACCGTCCGGGAACTGA
- a CDS encoding AraC family transcriptional regulator has protein sequence MKRLTPTPSEARKAGPAPGGSGADFVSRDVGETQAWLVDLLRRDLVLEPLRPDTFEARLTGHGLASANLVQAAYPGGMRLRRGVSHDNLTLRLVTAGGTLYSVGRETLAAVPGQGLILNTALAESGEYAEGSIHSTFTLHAEEVARTLQAAFERPATERLDVAATFDAGTAVGATLTSIMAAMAVGLRGDAPLASAPHAARMLRDALIMLVLRGVPHRYSSWFEQKAAAPAPWQIRRAIAFIDGHNSGPLTVQDVAEAVGIGLRSLQEGFRRHKRISPHDYLKLARLNRVRAELLDPESSRSIEAVARHWGFVNRGHFALEYRQAFGEQPSQTRRKR, from the coding sequence ATGAAGAGGCTTACGCCGACGCCCTCCGAAGCGCGCAAGGCCGGCCCCGCTCCGGGTGGGAGCGGCGCCGATTTCGTCAGCCGCGATGTCGGCGAGACGCAGGCCTGGTTGGTCGACCTGCTGCGGCGCGACCTCGTGCTCGAACCGCTCCGGCCCGACACCTTCGAGGCCCGCCTGACCGGGCATGGGCTGGCCTCCGCCAACCTGGTTCAGGCTGCCTATCCCGGCGGCATGCGGCTCAGGCGCGGCGTCTCGCACGACAATCTGACCCTTCGCCTCGTGACGGCCGGCGGCACTCTCTATTCGGTCGGCCGCGAGACGCTCGCCGCAGTGCCGGGACAAGGCCTGATCCTCAACACCGCCCTGGCCGAAAGCGGCGAGTATGCGGAGGGCAGCATCCATTCGACCTTCACGCTCCATGCCGAGGAGGTGGCGCGAACCCTGCAGGCCGCCTTCGAACGCCCTGCGACGGAACGGCTCGATGTCGCCGCGACGTTCGATGCCGGCACTGCTGTCGGCGCCACCCTGACAAGCATCATGGCTGCGATGGCGGTGGGTCTGCGGGGGGACGCGCCGCTCGCCAGCGCGCCGCACGCGGCCCGGATGCTGCGCGACGCCCTGATCATGCTGGTGCTGAGAGGCGTCCCGCATCGCTACTCGTCCTGGTTCGAGCAGAAGGCGGCGGCCCCCGCGCCCTGGCAGATCAGGCGGGCGATCGCCTTCATCGACGGGCACAACTCCGGCCCGCTGACGGTGCAGGATGTCGCCGAGGCGGTCGGCATCGGCCTGCGCTCGCTGCAGGAAGGCTTTCGCCGCCACAAGCGGATCTCGCCGCACGACTACCTCAAGCTGGCGCGGCTGAACCGGGTCAGGGCGGAACTGCTCGACCCGGAATCCTCGCGCTCGATCGAGGCGGTCGCGCGGCATTGGGGGTTCGTCAACCGCGGCCATTTCGCCCTCGAATACCGCCAGGCATTCGGGGAACAGCCCTCGCAGACGCGGCGCAAGCGCTGA
- the hemC gene encoding hydroxymethylbilane synthase, producing MLLKIGTRRSPLAIAQTNYIAGLIKAKHPDTEFSLHPIATIADKDRVSEFHQFGIIGVFSTEHEEQLTSGEVDIVVHSLKDLPTTLRDGLVLAAVPERADPRDVLCGATLGELREGARVGTGSLRRRSQILSLRPDVEVVPIRGNVGPRLAKINGEDGLDAVILAQAGLQRLGLEGATSELLDPLLFPYAIGQGALGVQARAADTAILAMLRDIEDPKARAEVDCERAMLHALGAGCSLPVGASATWRDDRLVLHAQITSFDGGKRITASDERPGREAVELGLATAEALRLAGGVDVLEASYRSVGAHFKYVGA from the coding sequence ATGCTCCTGAAAATCGGCACGCGGCGCAGCCCGCTGGCAATCGCGCAGACAAACTACATTGCCGGGCTGATCAAGGCGAAGCATCCCGACACCGAATTCTCGCTGCATCCGATCGCCACGATCGCCGACAAGGACCGGGTCTCGGAGTTCCATCAGTTCGGCATCATCGGCGTGTTCTCGACCGAGCATGAGGAGCAGTTGACCTCGGGCGAGGTCGACATCGTCGTCCACTCGCTGAAGGACCTGCCGACCACGCTGCGGGACGGCCTCGTCCTCGCCGCCGTTCCCGAGCGTGCCGATCCGCGCGATGTGCTCTGCGGCGCGACGCTGGGCGAGTTGCGCGAGGGCGCCCGCGTCGGCACCGGCTCGCTGCGTAGGCGCTCGCAGATCCTCAGCCTGCGGCCCGATGTCGAGGTCGTGCCGATCCGCGGCAATGTCGGCCCGCGCCTCGCCAAGATCAACGGCGAGGACGGGCTCGACGCCGTCATCCTCGCGCAGGCCGGGCTGCAGCGCCTCGGCCTCGAAGGCGCGACCTCGGAACTGCTCGACCCCTTGCTCTTCCCCTATGCGATCGGGCAGGGCGCGCTCGGCGTCCAGGCCCGCGCGGCCGACACTGCGATCCTTGCCATGCTCAGGGACATCGAGGACCCCAAGGCCCGCGCCGAGGTCGATTGCGAGCGGGCGATGCTGCACGCGCTCGGCGCCGGCTGCAGCCTGCCCGTCGGGGCAAGCGCGACCTGGCGCGACGACCGCCTCGTCCTGCATGCCCAGATCACCTCCTTCGACGGCGGCAAGCGCATCACAGCGAGCGACGAACGCCCGGGCCGCGAGGCCGTCGAACTCGGACTCGCCACGGCCGAGGCGCTGCGGCTTGCCGGCGGCGTCGATGTCCTCGAGGCGTCGTATCGCAGCGTCGGCGCCCATTTCAAATATGTCGGTGCCTGA
- a CDS encoding DUF924 family protein: protein MERRLETPHAASTATAGTVTDFWRDAGPERWFRKDAAFDTLFRERFMPLHFAAARRELDVWAETAQGSLALVILLDQLPRNGFRGTAHMYATDPLARSFARRAEAMGQGDAIEPELRLFLHLPFCHSEDLADQDLSVQLSTPLGELALEHAEGHREIIRRFGRFPHRNALLGRETTAEEAAFLSEGGFSG, encoded by the coding sequence ATGGAGCGCAGGCTCGAGACGCCGCATGCCGCGAGCACCGCCACAGCCGGGACGGTGACGGATTTCTGGCGGGATGCCGGGCCCGAACGCTGGTTCAGGAAGGATGCGGCCTTCGATACACTGTTTCGCGAGCGCTTCATGCCGCTCCACTTCGCGGCGGCGCGACGCGAGCTCGATGTCTGGGCCGAGACGGCGCAGGGATCGCTCGCGCTGGTGATCCTGCTGGACCAGCTCCCCCGGAACGGCTTCCGCGGCACGGCGCATATGTATGCGACCGATCCGCTGGCCCGCTCTTTCGCCAGGCGAGCCGAGGCCATGGGCCAGGGCGACGCCATCGAGCCGGAGCTGCGGCTCTTCCTGCACCTGCCGTTCTGCCATTCCGAGGACCTCGCCGACCAGGATCTGTCGGTGCAGCTCAGCACGCCGCTGGGCGAGCTGGCGCTGGAGCATGCCGAGGGCCATCGCGAGATCATCCGCCGCTTCGGGCGCTTTCCGCACCGCAACGCCCTGCTCGGGCGCGAGACGACGGCCGAGGAAGCCGCGTTTCTCAGCGAGGGCGGCTTTTCCGGCTGA